The following are encoded in a window of Chloroflexota bacterium genomic DNA:
- a CDS encoding MogA/MoaB family molybdenum cofactor biosynthesis protein — protein sequence MYTVAILTSSDAGSQGERDDTSGQAAIELSTAAGFDVTIREVVPDDYETIVDRLTRWSQQVNVILTTGGTGFGPRDVTPEATRAVIDRVAPGLSEYMRAKTSDFTTLSYLSRGVSGTRGGCLIVNLPGSPRGVRQCLDILLPLLPHALQTMEGPIQQHPTDSL from the coding sequence ATGTACACGGTAGCTATTCTTACTTCGAGTGACGCTGGTTCACAGGGAGAACGTGACGACACAAGCGGGCAAGCCGCCATAGAGCTCTCCACGGCGGCGGGCTTCGACGTGACGATCCGCGAAGTGGTGCCGGACGATTACGAGACCATCGTCGACCGGCTGACGCGGTGGTCGCAGCAGGTGAACGTCATCCTAACGACGGGGGGAACGGGGTTCGGGCCACGGGATGTGACCCCTGAGGCGACGCGCGCCGTCATCGACCGGGTGGCGCCCGGACTATCGGAGTACATGCGGGCAAAGACCTCGGATTTCACGACGCTGTCGTACCTCAGCCGGGGCGTTTCCGGCACGCGGGGCGGGTGCCTCATCGTCAACCTCCCGGGCAGCCCACGCGGCGTGCGGCAGTGCCTGGACATCCTGCTGCCATTGCTGCCTCACGCGCTGCAGACCATGGAGGGCCCGATCCAGCAGCACCCGACTGACTCGTTGTAG